Proteins encoded in a region of the Bartonella taylorii genome:
- the purE gene encoding 5-(carboxyamino)imidazole ribonucleotide mutase codes for MTKKSCDVAILMGSQSDWQTMRHSADTLACLGISHISHIVSAHRTPERLYQFAKGAKAAGFKILIAGAGGAAHLPGMLAALTPLPVFGVPVHTQSLSGQDSLLSIVQMPAGVPVGTLAIGKAGAINAALLAAAVMAVYDDSLAQRLQDWRQQQTASVAQTPVTEV; via the coding sequence ATGACTAAAAAATCATGTGATGTAGCGATTTTAATGGGCAGCCAATCGGATTGGCAAACAATGCGCCATAGCGCCGATACTTTAGCATGTCTTGGTATTTCTCACATTTCGCATATTGTCTCGGCACACCGAACCCCTGAACGCCTTTACCAATTCGCGAAAGGGGCAAAAGCGGCAGGTTTTAAAATTTTAATTGCCGGCGCGGGAGGTGCAGCACATCTTCCTGGAATGTTAGCAGCACTCACTCCTCTTCCTGTTTTTGGCGTTCCAGTGCACACACAGTCTTTATCTGGTCAAGATTCTTTGCTTTCAATTGTGCAAATGCCAGCAGGCGTGCCCGTTGGCACCTTAGCGATTGGCAAGGCAGGTGCTATTAATGCCGCACTTTTAGCAGCAGCAGTTATGGCGGTTTACGATGATAGTCTAGCACAACGGTTACAAGATTGGCGTCAGCAACAAACAGCCAGTGTCGCGCAAACTCCTGTAACAGAGGTTTAA
- a CDS encoding helix-turn-helix domain-containing protein, giving the protein MRAKNPHFNDISIGRKIRFRREMLKMSQKQLGDHLSVTFQQIQKYEKGTNRVGAGRLKEIADILDVPIAFFYSELSTKENAPYPPYHCDERVSSKEEYLLLKNFRELKSRKQKAILCLISHENENF; this is encoded by the coding sequence GTGCGAGCTAAAAATCCACATTTTAACGACATTTCTATCGGTAGAAAAATTCGTTTTAGGCGAGAAATGTTGAAAATGTCTCAAAAACAATTAGGTGACCACTTAAGCGTGACCTTCCAACAAATCCAAAAATACGAAAAAGGCACAAATCGTGTAGGCGCAGGACGCTTAAAGGAAATTGCTGATATACTGGATGTCCCTATTGCCTTTTTTTACTCCGAGCTCTCAACAAAAGAAAATGCTCCATACCCCCCATACCATTGTGATGAGAGAGTATCGAGCAAAGAGGAATACTTGCTCCTGAAAAATTTTAGAGAGCTCAAATCTAGAAAGCAAAAGGCAATTTTGTGCTTAATTTCTCATGAGAATGAAAATTTTTAA
- a CDS encoding class I SAM-dependent methyltransferase, which yields MIQSVQPQSEKFDGLADDYDRYRPRYPLTLLKTMLLPFKNKKHLSIVDAGAGTGIALEGIVKLLGNEHQYHAIDLSADMIKQGRKKFPTVQWYQGRAESLLPQIGEVDLVVAAQAFQWMDRPQLLCTVSRKLRAGGVMAVIQNNRDFKHSEFLAAYEALLEEMSPNYSRYYRNFDFLQEMSNGFGVTPEKVTLHTHTWTMTIPSETFIGMSRSSTQAQRAIASHGEEYLQQLSALIKQYEVQGNLELLYRSELYMYAR from the coding sequence TCAACCGCAAAGTGAAAAGTTTGACGGCTTAGCTGATGATTATGATCGCTATCGTCCGCGCTACCCCCTCACCTTATTAAAAACCATGCTACTTCCTTTTAAGAACAAAAAGCATTTATCTATCGTAGATGCAGGGGCCGGAACAGGCATCGCATTAGAAGGGATTGTCAAACTTCTAGGGAACGAACATCAATATCATGCTATCGATCTATCGGCAGACATGATTAAGCAAGGGCGAAAAAAGTTTCCCACTGTACAGTGGTATCAAGGCCGAGCAGAAAGCCTATTGCCCCAAATAGGTGAGGTCGATCTTGTCGTTGCAGCACAAGCGTTTCAGTGGATGGATCGTCCTCAATTGCTTTGCACTGTCTCAAGAAAACTCCGAGCTGGTGGTGTAATGGCGGTTATTCAAAACAATCGCGACTTTAAACATAGCGAATTTCTAGCCGCTTATGAAGCATTGTTAGAAGAAATGAGCCCCAACTATTCCCGTTATTATCGTAATTTTGATTTTTTACAGGAAATGAGCAATGGCTTTGGAGTAACACCAGAAAAGGTTACTTTACATACGCACACTTGGACGATGACAATCCCATCGGAAACCTTTATTGGGATGAGCCGTTCTTCAACACAAGCACAACGCGCCATTGCAAGCCATGGGGAAGAATATTTGCAACAATTGAGTGCATTGATAAAACAATATGAAGTGCAGGGAAATTTGGAACTTTTGTATCGAAGTGAACTCTATATGTACGCAAGATAA
- a CDS encoding 5-(carboxyamino)imidazole ribonucleotide synthase, with product MTESSPTSSSPTLSAPNTSPTSSPSTTNTPATTNNIATTPRISTTSTMLPSGSTIGLIGGGQLARMLAIAAAELGFRTVVFCPETDCPAAQTASDHIVSSYDDTSALDRFISLCDVVTYEFENLSLQTVQYIEKAQNVYPSSKALEITQDRLFEKQFLQEQGIRTASWHAVDNIASLLSGLSALGERGLLKTRRFGYDGKNQIMLDHPDEQALDEALKNFQEQPSILEEIVPFLSEISVLSARTKQGEHIFYDCPENQHKNGILHKSFVPSRIPLKVQKLAQEISVTVMDALNYVGVLCIEFFVLIDGELLVNELAPRVHNSGHWTQKACVTSQFEQHIRAICGLPLGNTYRHSNCQMINLLGNNLGEVKYFLTRERTSVHLYGKSSVQPLRKMGHVIQLTGPATKF from the coding sequence ATGACAGAATCCTCCCCCACATCCTCTTCACCTACCCTATCCGCCCCCAACACCTCCCCCACATCCAGCCCCTCCACCACCAACACACCCGCTACCACCAACAACATCGCCACCACACCCCGCATCTCCACCACATCGACGATGTTGCCTTCAGGCAGCACAATCGGTTTAATAGGGGGAGGTCAATTGGCACGCATGTTAGCCATAGCGGCAGCGGAACTAGGGTTTCGCACGGTTGTTTTTTGCCCTGAAACGGATTGCCCAGCAGCACAAACAGCAAGCGACCATATTGTTTCGTCTTATGATGATACTTCAGCATTAGATCGCTTTATTTCGCTATGTGATGTTGTAACCTATGAATTTGAAAATCTTTCGCTTCAAACGGTTCAATATATAGAAAAAGCCCAAAATGTTTATCCTTCTTCCAAAGCGTTGGAAATTACACAAGATCGGCTTTTTGAGAAGCAATTTTTGCAAGAGCAAGGCATCCGCACAGCATCGTGGCATGCTGTTGACAATATTGCTTCGCTCCTTTCAGGTCTTTCAGCGTTAGGCGAACGTGGTCTTTTGAAAACCCGCCGTTTTGGCTATGATGGAAAAAACCAGATCATGCTAGATCACCCAGATGAGCAAGCGCTTGACGAAGCCCTAAAGAATTTTCAGGAACAACCCTCGATTTTAGAAGAGATCGTTCCTTTTTTATCAGAAATTTCGGTTCTTTCAGCACGCACGAAGCAAGGGGAACATATTTTTTATGATTGCCCTGAAAACCAGCACAAAAACGGCATTCTTCACAAATCATTTGTTCCATCACGTATTCCGCTCAAAGTGCAAAAGCTTGCGCAAGAAATAAGCGTAACAGTGATGGATGCTCTAAATTATGTTGGTGTTCTTTGCATTGAATTTTTTGTCTTGATAGATGGAGAGCTTTTAGTGAATGAATTGGCGCCTCGTGTTCATAACTCTGGCCATTGGACACAAAAGGCATGCGTAACCTCACAGTTTGAACAACATATCCGTGCGATTTGCGGGCTTCCCCTAGGCAACACATACCGTCATAGCAATTGTCAAATGATCAATCTGCTTGGCAATAATCTAGGCGAGGTCAAATATTTTCTCACACGAGAGCGCACATCGGTACATTTATATGGCAAAAGCTCTGTTCAACCACTACGCAAAATGGGGCATGTCATCCAATTAACAGGACCAGCCACAAAATTTTAA